One Mycolicibacterium goodii genomic region harbors:
- a CDS encoding PE-PPE domain-containing protein has translation MGIDARSIPRTILVTAVVLIGAVALAFASTISSAVRLVATYALIVPGTGTPNPAVVQNYMENAVDHYLVPGGDCVGGCEPPIAVPYIAQFWPIPLPGWGGLEGAKWNVSVASGVTSLTTTYNDVLVGPGFTDDDHISIFGYSQGATVSSIVKGNLDNPANADQLNFFFIGNPQRPNGGFFERLAFLGTVPILDATFGNPTPTDTCEHSDGTHCATDFALMYDGVADFPAYPLNLLATANALAGFWYVHGTYLAPDDDEPPTATPYGYTPAEIQAAIAAANEPDGCTAANHCQRHGDTIYVTLPARTLPIMQPLLDLGTATGTSALVIPIVDLISPLTQTLIETGYNRADYGRPTPAGLIPRIDPVKLVQDLINDIPEGINAALTPGLTPLPGSTTVTVQAPVAQRTDTGNRVQTGTDDTTDHAAAPNTDTDPATGGNTDPADATTGPDPTDALAVTQAADESEPLAETPKANRKPVIRISPVAQPNEATTAGVPKAERPSLRKALGLKGHPVRDLVKSVGKALGVNGRPAKTGTQATDDSKDAKDSKTTSATKDAA, from the coding sequence ATGGGTATCGACGCGCGTTCCATTCCTCGCACCATCCTGGTCACCGCGGTGGTGCTGATCGGCGCAGTCGCACTCGCGTTCGCCTCGACGATCTCGTCGGCCGTGCGCCTCGTGGCTACGTATGCGTTGATCGTGCCCGGCACCGGCACGCCGAATCCGGCTGTGGTGCAGAACTACATGGAGAACGCGGTCGACCACTACCTCGTGCCAGGCGGGGACTGCGTCGGCGGATGCGAACCTCCCATCGCGGTCCCCTACATCGCCCAGTTCTGGCCGATTCCGCTTCCCGGCTGGGGCGGACTCGAAGGCGCCAAGTGGAACGTCTCGGTGGCCAGTGGCGTCACCAGCCTGACCACCACGTACAACGACGTGTTGGTCGGTCCCGGCTTCACCGACGACGATCACATCTCGATCTTCGGGTACTCGCAGGGCGCCACGGTGTCGAGCATCGTCAAGGGCAACCTCGACAACCCCGCCAATGCCGACCAGCTCAACTTCTTCTTCATCGGCAACCCGCAACGCCCCAACGGCGGATTCTTCGAGCGCCTCGCGTTCCTCGGCACGGTGCCGATCCTCGACGCGACCTTCGGCAACCCGACGCCCACCGATACGTGTGAGCACTCCGACGGCACCCACTGCGCCACCGACTTCGCGCTGATGTACGACGGGGTCGCCGATTTCCCCGCGTACCCGTTGAACCTGTTGGCGACGGCGAACGCGCTGGCCGGGTTCTGGTATGTGCACGGCACGTACCTCGCGCCCGACGACGACGAGCCGCCGACCGCCACGCCGTACGGCTACACGCCGGCGGAGATCCAGGCCGCGATCGCCGCCGCCAACGAACCCGACGGGTGCACGGCCGCCAATCACTGCCAGCGCCACGGCGACACGATCTACGTGACGCTGCCGGCTCGAACCCTGCCGATCATGCAGCCGCTGCTGGATCTCGGGACCGCCACAGGCACCTCGGCGCTCGTCATCCCGATCGTCGACCTGATCTCACCGCTCACCCAGACCCTGATCGAGACCGGGTACAACCGCGCCGATTACGGCAGACCCACCCCCGCCGGGCTGATCCCACGCATCGATCCGGTGAAGCTGGTGCAAGACCTCATCAACGACATCCCGGAGGGCATCAACGCCGCGTTGACACCTGGCCTCACCCCGCTGCCCGGGTCGACCACCGTCACGGTCCAGGCGCCGGTCGCGCAGCGCACCGACACCGGGAATCGCGTCCAGACCGGCACGGATGACACCACCGACCATGCCGCGGCCCCGAACACAGACACCGACCCGGCCACCGGCGGGAACACTGATCCTGCCGATGCCACCACCGGTCCGGACCCCACGGATGCCCTCGCCGTGACGCAAGCCGCTGACGAGAGCGAGCCGTTGGCCGAAACGCCGAAGGCGAACCGTAAACCGGTCATCCGCATCAGCCCGGTCGCCCAGCCGAACGAGGCGACGACTGCCGGCGTTCCGAAGGCCGAGCGACCGTCCCTGCGCAAGGCCCTCGGTCTCAAGGGGCATCCGGTCCGCGATCTCGTGAAGTCGGTCGGCAAGGCACTCGGCGTCAACGGCCGCCCGGCCAAAACCGGCACCCAAGCCACCGACGACTCGAAGGACGCCAAGGACTCGAAGACGACGTCCGCTACGAAAGACGCGGCCTGA
- the hflX gene encoding GTPase HflX — MTHPENSVAPSTGELALEDRASLRRVAGLSTELADVSEVEYRQLRLERVVLVGVWTEGSAADAEASLAELAALAETAGSEVLEGLIQRRDKPDPSTYIGSGKAAELREVVLATGADTVICDGELSPAQLTALEKAVKVKVIDRTALILDIFAQHATSREGKAQVSLAQMEYMLPRLRGWGESMSRQAGGRAGGAGGGVGTRGPGETKIETDRRRIRERMAKLRRDIREMKKIRDTQRGGRRRSEIPSVAIVGYTNAGKSSLLNALTGAGVLVENALFATLEPTTRRGEFDDGRPFVLTDTVGFVRHLPTQLVEAFRSTLEEVVDADLLIHVVDGSDVNPLAQINAVHTVINEVVAEYDVAPPPELLVVNKIDAATGLGLAQLRRALPDAVFVSARTGDGLDKLRSRMGELVESTDATVDVTIPYDRGDLVARVHADGRVDATDHTDAGTRIKARVPAPLAATLREYATFQ; from the coding sequence ATGACCCATCCAGAGAATTCCGTCGCGCCCAGCACCGGTGAGCTGGCCCTCGAAGATCGCGCCTCACTGCGCCGTGTCGCCGGGCTGTCCACCGAACTCGCCGACGTCAGCGAAGTCGAATACCGCCAGCTGCGGCTGGAGCGCGTCGTGTTGGTCGGGGTGTGGACCGAAGGTTCCGCCGCCGACGCCGAGGCGAGCCTGGCCGAGTTGGCCGCGCTCGCCGAGACCGCGGGCTCCGAGGTGCTCGAAGGGCTCATCCAGCGCCGCGACAAACCCGACCCGTCCACCTACATCGGCTCGGGCAAGGCCGCCGAACTACGCGAGGTGGTGCTCGCCACCGGCGCCGACACCGTGATCTGCGACGGTGAGCTGTCACCGGCCCAGCTCACCGCGTTGGAGAAGGCCGTCAAGGTCAAGGTCATCGACCGCACGGCATTGATCCTCGACATCTTCGCCCAGCACGCGACCAGTCGCGAAGGCAAGGCCCAGGTGTCGCTGGCGCAGATGGAGTACATGCTGCCGCGGCTGCGCGGCTGGGGTGAATCGATGTCCCGGCAGGCCGGCGGACGCGCGGGCGGTGCGGGCGGCGGCGTGGGCACCCGCGGTCCCGGTGAGACCAAGATCGAGACGGACCGCCGCCGCATCCGTGAGCGAATGGCGAAGTTGCGCCGTGACATTCGCGAGATGAAGAAGATCCGCGATACGCAGCGCGGCGGCAGGCGGCGCAGCGAGATCCCCTCGGTCGCGATCGTCGGCTACACCAACGCAGGCAAGTCCAGCCTGCTCAACGCCCTCACCGGCGCCGGCGTGCTGGTCGAGAACGCGTTGTTCGCGACCCTCGAACCCACCACGCGCCGTGGCGAATTCGACGACGGAAGGCCATTCGTCCTGACCGACACCGTCGGGTTCGTGCGGCACCTGCCCACCCAGCTGGTCGAGGCCTTCCGCTCCACGCTGGAAGAGGTCGTCGACGCCGATCTGCTGATCCACGTGGTCGACGGGTCCGACGTCAATCCACTGGCCCAGATCAACGCGGTGCACACGGTGATCAACGAGGTCGTCGCCGAGTACGACGTCGCGCCGCCGCCGGAGTTGTTGGTGGTCAACAAGATCGACGCGGCCACCGGCTTGGGCCTGGCCCAACTACGCCGGGCCCTGCCCGATGCGGTGTTCGTCTCGGCGCGGACCGGCGACGGGCTCGACAAACTTCGGTCCCGTATGGGGGAGTTGGTGGAATCCACCGACGCCACGGTCGATGTGACGATTCCCTACGACCGCGGCGATCTCGTCGCCCGCGTCCATGCCGACGGCCGCGTCGATGCGACCGATCACACCGATGCCGGTACCCGCATCAAGGCGCGCGTTCCCGCGCCGCTCGCGGCCACGCTGCGCGAGTACGCCACGTTCCAGTAG
- the miaA gene encoding tRNA (adenosine(37)-N6)-dimethylallyltransferase MiaA — MNRPLAVIGPTGTGKSALALEFAERVGGEIVNADAMQQYRGMDIGTAKLTVEERRGIPHHQLDVLDVTETATVARYQQAAAADIEAIAARGATPVIVGGSMLYIQSLLDEWAFPATDPAVRARWEARLAEIGVAALHAELARVDPAAAASILPTDGRRVVRALEVVELTGKPFAASAPTIGAPRWDTAIIGLDWDTAVLDERLAQRTDKMFDDGLVREVRGLLRCGLRDGVTAVRALGYAQVLADLDAGGDGSAAREPTFIGTRRYVRRQRSWFRRDHRVVWLDGSAEGLVDDAVRVWRAVS, encoded by the coding sequence AGATCGTCAACGCCGACGCCATGCAGCAGTACCGCGGAATGGACATCGGCACAGCCAAGCTGACCGTCGAGGAGCGGCGCGGGATCCCGCACCACCAACTCGACGTGCTCGACGTCACCGAGACCGCGACGGTCGCGCGCTACCAGCAGGCCGCGGCCGCCGACATCGAGGCGATCGCCGCGCGCGGCGCGACACCGGTCATCGTCGGCGGATCGATGCTCTACATCCAGTCGCTGCTCGACGAATGGGCGTTCCCCGCCACCGACCCTGCGGTGCGTGCCAGGTGGGAGGCGCGGTTGGCCGAGATCGGCGTCGCCGCGCTGCACGCCGAACTGGCGCGCGTCGACCCGGCGGCCGCGGCGTCGATCCTGCCGACCGACGGCAGACGGGTCGTGCGCGCACTGGAGGTCGTGGAGCTCACCGGGAAGCCCTTCGCGGCGTCGGCGCCCACGATCGGCGCACCGCGTTGGGACACCGCCATCATCGGATTGGATTGGGACACCGCGGTTCTCGATGAGCGCCTGGCTCAGCGGACCGACAAGATGTTCGACGACGGACTGGTGCGCGAGGTGCGGGGCCTGCTGCGGTGCGGGCTGCGCGACGGCGTCACGGCCGTACGGGCATTGGGATACGCGCAGGTGCTCGCCGATCTGGACGCGGGCGGTGACGGATCGGCCGCGCGGGAACCGACGTTCATCGGCACCCGCCGGTACGTGCGCCGCCAACGGTCGTGGTTCCGGCGCGACCACCGGGTGGTGTGGCTCGACGGCTCGGCGGAGGGCCTGGTGGACGACGCGGTGCGGGTGTGGCGAGCCGTATCCTGA
- the dapF gene encoding diaminopimelate epimerase produces MIFAKGHGTENDFVVLPDLDAQLSLTPAAVAALCDRRRGLGADGVLRVTRAGAAQTAGVFDRLPDGVSAGDWYMDYRNADGSIAQMCGNGVRVFAHYLRASGLETADEFVVGSLAGPRPVVLHGFDPAHATTAEVTVEMGKANQFGTGTAVVGGRSFDGLAVDVGNPHLACVGISDDDLAVLDVGAPVSFDPDMFPEGVNVEVLTAPADGVVSMRVHERGVGETRSCGTGTVAATVAALAHEGADSGTLRVRVPGGEVTVTVTESTSYLRGPSVLVARGELDPRWWDAVAG; encoded by the coding sequence GTGATCTTCGCCAAGGGGCACGGCACCGAGAACGACTTCGTGGTGCTGCCCGACCTCGACGCGCAGCTGTCGCTCACCCCGGCCGCGGTCGCCGCATTGTGCGACCGCCGCCGCGGACTCGGCGCCGACGGCGTGCTGCGGGTGACCCGGGCCGGTGCGGCCCAGACCGCGGGGGTCTTCGATCGGCTGCCCGACGGCGTGTCCGCCGGTGACTGGTACATGGACTACCGCAACGCCGACGGGTCGATCGCGCAGATGTGCGGAAACGGTGTGCGTGTGTTCGCCCACTATCTGCGGGCCTCGGGCCTGGAGACCGCCGACGAGTTCGTCGTCGGCTCGCTGGCCGGCCCACGGCCCGTCGTCCTGCACGGATTCGACCCGGCGCACGCGACCACCGCCGAGGTGACCGTCGAGATGGGCAAGGCGAACCAGTTCGGCACCGGAACCGCCGTGGTGGGCGGCCGCAGCTTCGACGGGCTGGCCGTCGACGTCGGCAACCCACACCTGGCGTGCGTGGGGATCAGCGACGACGATCTCGCGGTCCTCGACGTCGGCGCGCCGGTGTCGTTCGATCCCGACATGTTCCCCGAAGGCGTCAATGTCGAGGTGCTCACGGCGCCGGCCGACGGCGTGGTGTCGATGCGTGTGCACGAGCGTGGCGTCGGCGAGACCCGGTCGTGCGGCACCGGAACGGTCGCGGCGACCGTCGCGGCGCTTGCCCACGAGGGCGCCGACAGCGGGACCTTGCGCGTACGGGTTCCCGGCGGCGAGGTGACCGTCACGGTCACCGAATCCACCAGCTACCTGCGCGGACCGTCGGTTCTGGTGGCCCGCGGCGAACTGGATCCGCGCTGGTGGGACGCCGTTGCCGGCTAA